A region of Verrucomicrobiota bacterium DNA encodes the following proteins:
- a CDS encoding NTP transferase domain-containing protein, producing MIGIVLAAGLGTRLRPYSSLISKAAMPVAGLPIACRVIEQFRRAGVDGRIVVIARSPEHDIVPLIEADARRNGYEVAFGYQSEQRGSAHALMQVADRRALIARDEHVLIGACDNLYEPDEIAHLVEQHRTSGTDGTMAVLRVPPEKVTVSSSVVVDGDRVVRIVEKPTLDDVASPFCGPLLYAFSPRILGLLDGVQPSPRGELEFQDAMQAFLDAGARVGWFELSRRDTLTLPADLLALNARFFAQTSLPTPGGRDGVTFVPPCLVEDEVAIGAGSTIGPNAHLMRGCRVGADCTIRHALVFPGAEIAKGSTTEHGLVT from the coding sequence GTGATCGGCATCGTGCTCGCCGCCGGGCTCGGCACCCGCCTCCGCCCCTACTCCAGCCTCATCAGCAAAGCGGCTATGCCGGTGGCCGGTCTACCCATCGCCTGCCGCGTGATCGAGCAGTTCCGCCGGGCCGGTGTCGACGGGCGCATCGTCGTCATCGCCCGGTCGCCCGAACACGATATCGTACCGCTCATCGAGGCCGACGCCCGACGCAACGGCTACGAGGTCGCCTTCGGATATCAGTCCGAGCAGCGCGGCTCGGCCCACGCGCTTATGCAGGTGGCCGACCGCCGCGCGCTCATCGCGCGCGACGAGCATGTGCTCATCGGCGCGTGCGACAACCTCTACGAGCCGGACGAGATCGCGCACCTCGTCGAGCAGCATCGCACGAGCGGCACAGACGGCACGATGGCCGTGCTCCGCGTGCCGCCGGAGAAGGTCACCGTGTCGTCGAGCGTCGTCGTTGACGGCGACCGCGTCGTGCGCATCGTCGAGAAGCCGACACTCGACGACGTGGCATCGCCGTTCTGCGGTCCGTTGCTCTATGCGTTCTCGCCGAGGATCCTTGGGCTCCTCGACGGGGTCCAGCCGTCGCCGCGGGGCGAGCTCGAGTTCCAGGACGCGATGCAGGCGTTTCTCGACGCCGGCGCGCGCGTCGGCTGGTTCGAGTTGTCGCGCCGCGACACGCTCACCTTGCCCGCCGACTTGCTCGCGCTCAACGCGCGGTTCTTCGCCCAAACCTCATTGCCGACACCGGGCGGACGCGACGGCGTGACGTTCGTCCCGCCCTGCCTCGTCGAGGACGAGGTCGCCATCGGGGCGGGCAGCACCATCGGCCCGAACGCCCACCTCATGCGCGGCTGCCGCGTCGGCGCAGACTGCACCATCCGCCACGCGCTCGTTTTCCCCGGCGCGGAGATTGCGAAGGGGAGTACTACTGAACACGGGCTTGTGACGTAG